From one Danio rerio strain Tuebingen ecotype United States chromosome 19, GRCz12tu, whole genome shotgun sequence genomic stretch:
- the stmn1a gene encoding stathmin 1a isoform X1, which yields MAATSDIQVKELDKRASGQAFEVILGSPASDVKNEFLLSPPKKKDLSLVEIQKKLEAAEERRKSHEAEVLKHLAEKREHEKEVLQKALEENNNFSKMAEEKLNQKMEANKENRTAIMAAMNEKFKEKDKKIEEVRKNKETKEHNGEEI from the exons ATGGCTGCTACAAGTG ACATTCAGGTTAAAGAGCTGGACAAGCGTGCTTCAGGACAAGCATTTGAGGTCATCCTTGGGAGTCCTGCTTCAGATGTCAAGAATGAGTTCCTTCTCTCCCCTCCAAAGAAGAAGGACCTTTCCTTGGTGGAGATCCAGAAAAAACTTGAAGCAGCAGAAGAGAGACGCAAG TCTCATGAAGCAGAGGTTCTGAAGCACCTAGCAGAAAAGCGTGAGCATGAAAAGGAGGTGCTTCAGAAAGCTCTAGAAGAAAACAACAACTTCAGCAAGATGGCAGAAGAGAAACTGAACCAGAAAATGGAGGCCAACAAAGAAAACCGTACAGCAATTATGGCAGCTATGAATGAGAAGTTCAAAGAAAAG GACAAGAAGATAGAAGAGGTTCGAAAGAACAAAGAAACCAAAGAGCACAATGGTGAAGAAATCTGA